The following is a genomic window from Anopheles aquasalis chromosome 3, idAnoAquaMG_Q_19, whole genome shotgun sequence.
CGCACTGAAGTACGTCTCGTACTCGGTCGGATCGGAGCACCGTTCGCACTCACAGCGGAACATTTTGGTCTGCAGAAGGTGCTCCAACCGGTTGCCTGTTGTCCACATCACGTCGGTGTAGCAGATGCTCAACCGTTCACCTCGCTTGATCGGATTCGGTGCCCACAGTACGATCTCACCACGATTGGTGAAGCTTTTCGAAAGGTTCGGTCTACAGGAGTGCTCGAGCATCGACGCTTGGTTGTAGATTGCAACAGAGGATGGTTCGTTGAGTGGTATCTCGTGGCCATTCACCTGTATGATGCCTACGATCCGCAGAATTTCATCCTCATCCCATCGGTTTTCGCACTTGAAGAATCTGGGGACGCAAAAGGATAGTAGTTGTCGAATGGAGAAAATGACGGCGGCCGATCTCACCTAGGTATCAGCTTGGCCACTCCTTCACGATCGTTACGCCACAGTTCGGAACCACGGCGCTCCTCCTCGTGTGactcgagctgctgcagcagttccCACTTTGCCGGATCACTTTCGGCCAACAGTAAGCATCGTAACGGCATCAAACACTGGTACATCGGGTGCGGTACATAGAAGTGCTGGATTGCAATCTGCAAATTaatgaaacaaacacataGAAACAGCACATGTGAGAGCTTTCGAGGAAATgcaaccgagagcgagagctacAATGGACAATGTTGAGACAGACGGAGGTGCTACGTATACACAGCACACAAGGAATGTAAATTCGGTGGCATGCTCGCGTATTTCCGGGCCATCGCGTTATTACATCGTGCTCGTGGCCCGGTGCCAATCCGCGTGCAGTCAAACCAGAATGTCGCAGTCGCATGCCCTTAGATTTAATGCAAattatgttttgcatttcccaTGCCGGGAGCGAATGtgtgtcaccagcaccactacaATGTTGCATCGCTTTAACtcttgctgctgattgtttaATCACGAGAGTGTTTTCAGTTCCTGAATGCTTCGTTGATACTTGCCTTGCTGCCTCGTCCAATCGTTAGTTTACACTCGGCCCGGTGAGCCGGATTGTCCTGGCAGGAACGTTTACAAACCGGCCAACCGCACTGCTCACACTCGAGATATTTATTTTCCTGCAAACCctgcaaatggaaaagcaaacacaagcGTCAGATCGTAAAACTTTGGCTTCTCTTTGGTTTgtgttccaaaaaaaaaatgaaaacaaatcatcgaCGAGCGAGTTGGAAAACGAGAACATCAATCATGAAGTGCTCATGTCGGATTTGTTTGTTGAGACAACGTTTTACTTGATAGAAGTCAATACCTGCAAGCAACCAACGCAAACGGGGCCCGTGATCTGGGCTGGTCCGTGCACTAGTGGCGGTTCCTTGATCACTACCTCGCCCACCCTTATGTCTCTGGTGGCCACAAGGAACCGACCATACTGCTCGTTGGAGAAAACCTataaaaaacacataaataaaccattttatcGAACTGCTAATCGTGTCGGAGAGCATCATATTAGCAGCGATAGAAAAATGGAAGCATACTTTAAACGGGTTACAGGTCGTCTTGTGCGTCTtccagtgttgctgctgatgttcgACGCTACAGTAGTACACCAGGGCACACCGCGAGCACCGCTTGGTGGCCTCCACCTTGCACACCGGGCATATCTTTTCGATGCGATCGGAATCTTCGTCTTCGAGCATCGCGCGTAACACTCGTTGGTTTCTCGTGCACGTGCAACTGTACGATCGTGGTCGACTTCTGGTCGatctgatgtttttttttctttcttactAGAAACACCCACTACCACTAAACCACCAGTCGACGTCGAACGTTGTTTTGTGTGGCTAGAGAACAGATGTTCTCACGATGCTGTGATGTTCTGCTGCCACGTGGTTACGTTGGCGGCGACGGCTTTTCCTACACCGTTTCTTTTCCGCGAACGGATCTCCCGACGGACGGTGTCTAGCCACTAGGAAATGATATTTTTATCTTGGACTTGGCCGAGCGGTCGCCCTCATTTCATGAGGTCCCCGTGTTTGAAAGGGAGACCAACAATGGAATGTATATGCTTATTATTCGTGTTCGCACTTCACAATCAGATAGACACAGAAGATGATAGAATGTTTTAACCACCAGTGCTTAAAGCAGAATGTAAAATTCGGAACGGATGCGAACGTAACTATTTTCCGGGTTTTCAGATATGGATCCGCGTGCACTAGCACACGGCGTAGACGGTGATCGACTGGCAAAGACCGACGAAGAACTCGTACGATCGCCGATAGTGTAGAGTCGCCAGTCTCTTCTGCTGCCGAGCGGATGAACCTTTTGCGAGGTGGCGAGCGTAATGCGCGAGATCGCGTTTTGGGCGCAGGCGCAAGGCGCTGATTCGTCGACGGACAATTGTTTCTACGGCGCGATCTGCGGCTTCGACTGCCGGGAGATGCTTCATTAAAAGCGCCAAACCGCAGAGAAAACAGGCGGCGCGTGAAATGGCGCGAGAGCATAAAGAGAGATCTACTGTGAGTGACTTTGGGGAGTGCGAAGAAAATCGTGGACTGATCGTGGATGCTGACTTATGCACTCGCAGTAAGGGAAATGAATGGATCGGTGGAGTCAATAGAGACTTGTAATTTGCATTTGTTGTCGGCAGTTTCTTTAATCAAGAATCCTTCCTTTTAATTGATTATCTTATATAGAAACGAAAATTAGTTTATCTTGGAGATAGTTATAAATCCCTCGATAATGATAGAACATTGgtaaaacaatgaaaatagTCTTGCCAAGAATATGCTCAAATAAACCAGAACAGGAATCACATTTATATTTAGTAGGATAAATTtaggttttatttttgcatcACAAAGAACTGACACCTTTTGTTATTTAGTATTGGAACAGGACCATTAAGGTAAATGTGGCAAGAGAGATTGAAACACGAGTTCTCTGAGTTTCTTTTGAAGGAAATCGATAAAGTTCTGCTGCCGATTATCGGTCCTATGACAAATCCCAGTGATCAGAATCACATTATGCGCAAAACTGGGTCGTTGGAGCGTGCCAACAGGTGCTCTTCAGATCTAGCAACCGAGCACTACTATCGCTACTTCTCACTAGCTGCTTGCGCCAGTACCCCCGACGATCACATGCGCACGCGACGGGCACCACGGCTCTTCGTTGTTCGGTATTTTTGGCCAAATGCCGGTAATTTCGCTTTCCACCAGACGAAACTCacgatgtttttgggggggtgggggggcaaTAGTGGCCAATTGCTTTTAAGGGGACCGCCCGGTACACTGAACGCATCCTTTGCTGCGCCACGTGCCACATACCAATACCGTGCACAACGTGTTGGTGGCCTTTCAACCGAGAGCGCtaggtactgctgctgcaacggcgGCGTTTCGATGTCTCTCGaattttccccttcttttttttcttatttcacGACACTCTCGTGTCAACTGCACGCACGTTTGCCAGTTTAAAAATAGTTCGTGTTCACGGGCAATGGCTTCCGCAACACgttcggtggctggctggctcggtaGTGCAGTTGCGGGGATAATTTACGATCGTGCGTGTCACCGGTAGGTGTCCGCAGTGTTCGCCTGGCCTGTTGCCCGGGTTCGGCAGGTTTATTATAATTGATAGTGATGCGTGCCCGAATTTGCTTTTCTACCTTCGGCGAATGGGTTCGGCTCGCCAAAGAATGCTCCCCCGGATGGCCCCCGGTAAGTCAGGTCTTCTGTTAAAGGTGTGTGAATGTTTGAGCAGTTCGATTGGCCGTTTATCTTACCAGTGGATGGATTATTTGACATTCgaagccaccaccgtacgTGCCCTGTGGCTGTTTGGCACGGAAAAAGGATGAAGTTGATATTAATGAGCGCGCGATGAGTTTAACACAGGCTGTACAGGTCAAAGTGTTTATGAATTATTAAATACCCTTCGATCCGAGCAACCTAATGGTGTTCCGAAGCCCGAGACGACACTGCTTATTTATTGACGTGACATTTCTTGGCTCAAAAGATGGGAAAACGTGTTTCAAATTAACTTCTAATTGATTGCTAGTTTGGAAGACATACAGTCTCTTGAGAAGGAGATAACGTAGTTAATTATATCGATGATTTGTGATATCTGTTGTGCTTCATGAAACTTTCAAGAGAGTTGTGCTAATTAGCACGAGCATTTGAAGCAAATTTACTTAAACctacgtttttaaagtcggtgttCATCGTATTATAgaaagcaacataaaagctCTTTTTAACACTTTATCTGATATTTTGTGTAATTCGTTTATACATTTTCTTAACAATCATGTAAAACTCTTTCTCAAAACATCGCTAATAACCATCGCTTTATATTAGAACTGCTGctgaaacatgaaaaaattGCCCTAAGAGTCATGAAAAATTTGCCCTATCTTAGCAAAGAGTAACGATAATATTGTCTCAGATAATTCTGCCCGGGGATACAATGAACAAATGTAAAATGtattaaaatacatttttgaagAAATACCTTTTAGAAATTAATATGATGGCTgtactttttaaaaaatattcccAAAATCATGAACTTGTGTTTGTCCCGAATAAAGCATAAGCCCCGCATTGAAACAAATGCATAATGCTCTCCGCAATAGCAAGATCTTCTAGAGCTCCAAATAAGATTATCAAACCGTCGTATTGACTCCTCCTTATCGGACTAACTGCAACGACAATCGCTTTCGAGCCGCTCGGTCATCAATATATCAACTCACGCGCTTGCTTGCTCTTGATCTTCGCTCGCAGTATTAGTCGCGGAACCGTTGCGAACATCGACGGCTTATCGCACCAATACAGTCCCTGGGTCAAAACCAGATTTTGCTGTTTACATCTGTCCCATTGTCGGTGCTTTATCTTTCGCTACACAGAAAGCGGTTCACTCGGAGTCGACTATCAGCAACGGGCCAACAGCGGACAGACTGGTGATTGTATGCGcggaaccaccacccaaaACTCTAGGGAGGTCCGGTCCGATGCTGGAGTGCGCGCTGCAAACGATATGACAAGCAGCTTCATCTCGCGCGCCGTCTTTAGCTGATGGGCCGACAATAACAACTTCATCATTCCATTTCGAACCGTCCtggtcgccgttgtcgtcgtcgagtgctAAAGTGTCCATCAGTGAGATCTTATTTGGTTGATTGTTAAGATGAGTGACAGTAGGTATTGAAATTGCAAGTGTGCGCACCACACATTGATAAAACTGTTCCCTGCGGTCCCAACAGAGTGCAAATGTGGTCCCGGTTATGCAACGCCACTGGATGCCGTTCGGAATGGTCCGGTGGAGCAGCTGCTGTACGTGGTCTGCGTACAACCGAACCTCGACGAGGAGCACGGTGACTATCTGGCGACGGTTGATGTGGATCCCGCCAGTCCAACTTACTGTCAGGTCCCCGATCTCGTTCTGAtcgtttgtggtgtggtgctgcatGATcaatcttttcattttcggAATCTCTTCCGCGCTTCTCCTCCCCCTCGCAGGTCATCCACCGTACGTACACGAACAGCAAAGGGAACGAGCTGCATCACAGTGGGTGGAACACTTGCTCGAGCTGTCACGTCGTGAAGGATGCTGGCAAACCGGTCCCGGTCAGAGATCGCATGGTACTGCCGTGTCTGAATTCGGATCGCATCTTCATCGTGGACACGGGAAGTGATCCGCGAGCACCGAAGTTGGTGAAAGTGATCGAAGGTGAGGTGCTGAAGTCGGTCAACTGTACGGCACCGCACACTACCCACTGTCTACCGAACGGGAACATTATGGTTTCGGTAATGGGTGATGGCGAAGGTAATGCACTCGGTGAGTTCGTGGAGTTTGATAAAAACTTCGAGCTCGTGGGCCGCTGGACTCGCGGGGAACGGAAGGCAGCTTGTGGGTACGATTACTGGTATCAACCGTACTTTAACGTGATGGTCGCTTCGGAATGGGGCGCACCGAAGCTGTTCCGTCGTGGATTCCATCCGACGGATTGTGACGATCCGACGCAGTACGGTAGCCGGTTGAACTTTTACCGCTGGCAGGAACGGGAACTCTTCCAAACGCTCGAGCTCGGTGAGGAGGGCACGACACCGCTCGAGATCCGGTTTCTGCACAACCCGAAGGAGAACCAAGGCTACGTCGGGTGTGCGCTGCATGCCAATGTGTACCGGTTCTACCAGAAGCCCGGATCGAGCGAGTACACGGCGGAGAAGGTGATCGATGTACCGGCCAAAACGGTCGCTAACTATGGCGATGCGCAGATCGGCGGAATGATGACGGACATTCTGATTTCGCTCGATGATCGCTTTCTGTACTTTAGCAATTGGTTGCATGGCGATGTGCGCCAGTATGATATCACCGATCGGGCTAATCCACGACTTACCGGGCAAGTGTTTCTCGGTGGAGCCATTCAGAGTGACTCGAAGGTACGTGTCTTGAAGGACGAAGAGTTGACGGAACAACCGGCACCGAGGTTCGTGAAAAATCGACGACTTGAGGGAGGACCTCAAATGTTGCAGCTGTCGCTCGATGGTAAGCGACTGTACGTTTCGTCCAGTTTGTTCTCTCCCTGGGATAAGCAGTTCTACCCGGAGATGGTACGAGCAGGCGGTACGATCGTGCAGTTGGATGTCGACGTGGAGAATGGGGGCATGAAGGTGAACGAAAACTTCCTGGTGGACTTTGCCGGGGAACCGTACGGACCGGGACTTCCCCATGAGATGCGGTATGGAACGAAGATCTGGCTTTGTTTTGaggaataaatttaataattgAACTATCGTTTCAGGTACCCCGGTGGAGACTGCACCTCGGACATCTGGCTGGTGGATGAGTAGATTGCGAAGAGGTTCATTAAATGTATTACATTTTTAACCATTTATCGACCGATGGGTGATTGCAGTGGCATTTATTTCAAAGTATAAAtatacatttcaacattctACAAGCAAAGAGTAGCAATTTGTCACCAAGACGTACTGTTCTAGGAAGTTGAATCAACTCCGCTTGCCGTatccaatcaatcaatgcGATGCTAAAATGGTGTACGCTTGAAACGAACATTCTACAATCGAGGACAAGACGTTTTGCGATCCGATTACGTTAAAACTATATAGTACGGACCgtcagccggccagcagctcTTCCACCAGACTAAACCTAGTTATTCCGTTCCAGctttattggaaaaacggcAAACAGTATGACGATGATGGACCTGAAAGGTTCATAGTGAAATCAGACTGAATCGACACAGGTTCTGGAGACCCACGGAGCCTGTCTTCGGTGAactggatggacggatggccGGACCAGTCCTGtccgttttgcatattttattttcgattcaattcaatttacaaaCGATGGGCACGACGACGCCGTACTCTGGCCCCGGCGGTCCAGGCGGAAATCCGAGAAGTGACAAAACGACAGCGCCCGGAAATGGTCGCACCCCGCTCCTCCCCGGGTTTCGTGAGAACGAATCGATCCAGAAGTGATGTGATTAGAATTGGGTCTCTGTGTCGGAACGAAAGGGGCGGGCACGCTCTGGATACGGAAATGCATCTCGTTATTGGTTATTGCTTATTGTcgtgttgtcgttgttttcgCTATCTTCGTACGGTCCGACGCGGGAGGGGGTGCAAATGTAGGTTACTATAGTACCGTAAGGGCTGTTCGGTTGTTCTGTAAGTGACACCGGAGAACGTGCAGAACGTGTTGCTTTTGCCGGGGGTGGGGACATTATGATCGGTTGGGATGAACGATAAGCTGTTCCTGTTGATTGTCTTTTTCTGTACCAAACCCCTGCAGTCTTGCTCATGCTGGAAGATGTCGTTATATCGTGGTTATCTATTCTTATCGACTAGATGAATTAAAAAATTGTGGCGCTTCTAACAGGATTTAATGAGATTTCTTTGAACTGAGCACACCactttttgattttctgtgTAATACAGATTTTCTTTAATCATAGAACCTTCTTTTTAAATagcattttgttggtttttaatcaaattatcgTGATTTTCAAAAGCTCCGCGAAGCGAAAGCTTTCAAATCATAACTTCTCTACACGAGCGTATAAACGCATCAGCTGCATCTCACTCTCGCACCAAAGAGTAACCGCAACAAAAAATCAGAATGGTTTGCTTGACTGATGTTTGCTTGCAATCATTTGCTTGCggttttttaatttgaaacggCCGCTGTTTTCAGCAATTCACACGTGTTGATACCAAAGTGCCGTTGCATTAAACTCAACAATTTCGGATTTCTTATTCCTGCACGAGTAGTGAAACATCATTCTCATGTTTTATCGTTCAATTTATTTACTAAAAATTCTCATAATTTTAACTAgatgttcatttttttttcaaacaaaacaaataacgtTAGTGTAGTGAGGATGCATTTGtatgtttgcgtttgcgttcaGCGGAAAGTACTAACGAGCTCCGATATGAAAAAAATAGctgaatcataaaaaagtaaGGACTTGCAGAATCATaaacatcgaatcgaaaacaaaagaaaagcgtAACGTATACCAAACCGCAAACTACCAATAACGTATCGTTTACAGTCTAAGGAACTATTCGCTAGGTAAGAgttggaggaaaaagaaacggaaaacgcaATACAATCTCTTTTGGGATAACAACGAGCAAAACGTGTAACGTAAAAGTAGTTCCTATTCAACCCAACTCGCCTCTCGTTCGACGGCCACGGACACTATGGCACTggtaaattgataaaaaatgtttgaataaTTCCTTCATTTCCTGCCTTCCTTTCGCTCTTCTCTTTCGATTCGTGATAAGTGACTTTAATAAATTCCCCTAACCAcaccacgcgcgcacacactctcttcTATCACAGTGGtcacgcacaaacacgcacactgcAAACTGGTTCTCGTGTCCTCTCGTGTCtgtcttcgattcgattgttcGTTAGCAAAAGGAGTTATTGGTTTAATATATCGAGGAAGTGTTTGGACTGATTTTGATAAACTCTAGAGAAGGATAAATGGTAACCTCCGATCCATCACCGATGATacgttttttgttgattttagtTTAGattttttaggtttttttttatcctgtGGTGCGAAATGTAACCAAGCGGTGCACAATTGTAAGTTGGAGTTACTGATTGCTAGGCAACAACCAAAACGGTTGCTGTAGGTTGGCTCCCTCCAGAGCAAAAAGGGAGGCGGGGTAAAGATAGAAGGTGCTCCCTGGTGTTTCACCTTCGCTTATCTACTCAACAACGTCTCGGCTCGCACGCAACAGCAGGATATCGTCTGTCTTGGCTGGACAAAATTTACAAAAGTCTGCACAACCACGATCCTCCGCGGGATTCCAGGGTTTTGATTTGTGCGTAAAAGTTgattgttcgtttgttgttgttgtctctcTTTGGTACTATTGGTTTGGTCTTGAGCGCTTGAGTGTGGCACCCACAGcacacaggggggggggggggagttatGTCAAACCGGATTCGGGGTGAAGGTCAGCCGCATAACCTTAgctgcctccaccacccaGCTCGTCTTCATACTGCTTCCGGAAGCAGTCACCGACGGGGAAGAAGTCCCAGCACCGCTGCTGATACATGTTCCACACGTACGTCTCTTGACCGGTGTACTCCGTGTCCGGTTTGTTGATTAAATGCATCAGGAAGAACATGTAGTTGGCCAAGTTGTGCTCTTGGGCCACGTGCGTATCGAACCCGTGCGGTACCTGTAAAAGGAAAGCAGGGCGTTAGGTcgcaatagaaaaaaaaaaactacatgTCCTGCAAGTAGGCGGCGATGATGCTTACCTTATCGAAGTAGTCCTTGCCTATACCACAGATGAAGCAATTGGACTCCATATCCTCCTTCACCGACTCGAGCTGATCACGAAGCTCACCGAAAGCGTCAATGATCAAACCCTGGATGATGGCCAGCAGGATaacgatgacgaagaagaagaacgtgaTGTCGAACAGAATACGGTACACCTCATACTCGTCACCGTCCGGATCGCCGATCTCGTCACCAATGCCACCGCCCGCTCGCACACCCTTATACAGATGGAACACGAAGCAGGTCGCCATATCATGACACTTGCGGTCCCCTtcctccccatcatcatcctcctggATGTAGAACTTGCGGAAGAAGTTGAACGCAATGACGGTGTAGATGTAAACAATGATCGTGAGCAACATCACCGTCAGCACCAGCTGCTTTCCGTTGTGCGTAACCGACTGCAAGATCGTCCTCAGTGTCTTAAAACCAACCGCCACATCAAGCAGATGCGCCGCAAAGAAGAACTGATTAAAGTTGCCCATCACCGAGAACGTAAAGTACCACAGCGAATACAGGAACGAATTGTCCGTGATCGTGACACCCGCCTTCCAGATCTGATACCGCCAATCGATGTTCGCGATGAAGCTAAAGAACCCACCGCCCTCGTTCGCTTCCTGTGCCGCAAATGCCGTCTTCTCCATGCCCAGCAGGTTcgagatcgaatcgaaatcgtaCGTCTCGCTGTACTTCTGGCggaccttcttcttcacgaACTTGTCCCAATAGTTAACCGGGAACGTTTTGGCCGATATCACCAGCTTGTCCCAGTGTGACTTGATATCATCATCCTCCGGCTGCTCGGCAATGAACAGTCCATCGAACTCCAGCCGACGGGCGATCTCTTTCTCGCGCTTGAAGATAGCCAACGGGACCTTCAGATGGTAGTAAGCGATCAGCATGGCCAGCGACACGAGACTGTGCAACATGGCGGCCACACGCAGCACGTGCTCCATGTAGAAGAAATCCTCATCGACGTGCACCTTCTCCAGTGGATCCTCTTCCTcgccaccttcaccatccccactgccaccttcaccaccacccgatCCCGTCTCGATGATGCCCAATCCAGAGCCGAGTCCCGAGCCAAGTCCCATCAACGCTTCACCTGATCCTTCCGCCTCCTCATCCTCACCCAGCGTCGTCACCTTGTagaacagcagcataaagttGATACAGAACGCCAACACCAGTGCCACGTACTTTAGGTTGTAGAAATTACGGGCCAAATAGCTGACGCACTTTTTGGTGTACTTGGAGAAGTCGATCTGGTGTACGGCGGCCGGTTCCTTCGTTTCCGTCGAAGCCTTCTTCGATTCCGCTTCGATGCTTGCCAACGTTGCTTCCTGGGCTTTCTGGGCTTCGGTGCGTTCTTGGGCGGCCCGTTTCGCCGCTTCACCACCGAGCAGATCGACCAGTGTCATCGGTGACTCACCCGGCGCCAGTCCTTCACCCGTCAGCGCATCGACAGCACCATCTTCCGGGCTGCTCTCACCCGTTTCCTCGATCGAAGAGGATGGGCTTAGGGCGGGCGATTCGTGTGGTTGCATCCGGTACTGTCCGTTCTCCTCCTTGCTAATGTCCAGTCCGAAAGCTTGCACCGTTCCTGGCGCTTCCTCCagtggtagcggtggcagGGCACGGAGTGATGGTTCGGCTTCCGGAATcggttcctcctcttcctgcgcCGGACCACGCATCAGTGACATCAGTATGTTGACCAGATACTTGATCACGACCGAAACGCCAAAGCCGGAGTAGTAGAACGCGTAGAAGATCATCTTGAAGAACCCGACAATGATTTCTGGGAATGATTTCGTCTGCAGCACGGTCACCTGGTGCTTGATGTTGGACGGGCTGATCAGGTAGAGCGAGTACGAAAGGCCATCCTTCATCGCCTGGATGGTGCGCTTGATCGGATCGCGTGCCGcacgctcctcctcctcctcgctgaTGTACGTAAAGGACTGATCGCGCCGCACcgtaccaccatcgtcatcgctcgCCATCAGTCCGGACGCGTGCGTCATCTCAAAGATGGCATCCTCGCAGAAGTTTACGAACGCTTCGAGCTTCTCCTTATCGCCACCCTCGGTCACGATCGAGTAGAAGAACGCCCGTTTCGATTCCTTGATCTGTGGCTTTTCCCACTGTTCGATGTTCGCTTCCTTGATCTCGAAGTACACGCGCTCGATGCGCTTGGACGAGCCCATGATCTCGATGCGACCGAGGAACGACTCGAAGTAGTTCAACACCGAACCGGCCGTCTCGATGAACCGTGCCAACCGGGGTTCGTTCGGCATGTGCTCGGACAGGTTGGTCAGCAGGACGGCCAGATTGAAACCGATCTCCTTGGCCGGCTCGTGGAACTGATCGACGAACCCGATGTAATCGATCTTACCGTCGTGGTTCGTTTCGCAGCACGCCAACAGAAAATCGATCTCCTCCGGTGTGTAGCTCTTTTGTTGTTCCATCTTTTCACGGAAATCCTTTGGCAAAATCCACCCATCACCGTTGGCGTCAATTTCCATGAAGCTCGGTGTTGAGGTGAGGTCCTTCAGCTTCAGGAACATGTCGAAGTACTTCAGGATCAGCTCGACGTTCGAGGCCGACTCGACGAGTGTGTCGACCATCTGTTTACCGATCGTACCGTTGACGACGTTACCCTCGAGCATCGAgagcatcatcgtgatcatgtCCTTCTGCAGGTTGAGCAGCTCCTTCAGCAGATCCACCTGGCTCGAGTGCTTCGACAGTTTGTCCTGCATGTGCGAGAACAGGAAGAGGAAACCACCGACCGCATCCCAGAGACGCGAGTGGGCCAGCGCTTGCTGATTCTGGGTACAGGGACCCTGGATGACTTCAGTGAGGGTGTTGAAGACCTGGCTTGCGACACCGATGGCCTTGAAGAAGTTTGCTTTACCGGCCGGATCGATCAGTTCCTTGCTCGAGTAGTGCCAGTAAAAGTCCATGATTGATTCCTGCAGCCGCAACAAATAATCGACTGTGCAGATGACGACGTTCA
Proteins encoded in this region:
- the LOC126575516 gene encoding SET domain-containing protein SmydA-8-like, with the translated sequence MLEDEDSDRIEKICPVCKVEATKRCSRCALVYYCSVEHQQQHWKTHKTTCNPFKVFSNEQYGRFLVATRDIRVGEVVIKEPPLVHGPAQITGPVCVGCLQGLQENKYLECEQCGWPVCKRSCQDNPAHRAECKLTIGRGSKIAIQHFYVPHPMYQCLMPLRCLLLAESDPAKWELLQQLESHEEERRGSELWRNDREGVAKLIPRFFKCENRWDEDEILRIVGIIQVNGHEIPLNEPSSVAIYNQASMLEHSCRPNLSKSFTNRGEIVLWAPNPIKRGERLSICYTDVMWTTGNRLEHLLQTKMFRCECERCSDPTEYETYFSALRCSGFQKDSKCKGYILPVDDDGWTKSGGDWSCQKCHSVVTGAAVNQILERARMDLEAMQKHREDHCNKYMKHYSKWLTPNHQYLVDVKISLSQVIGGKAPEAIKKIPYEKLMTKIKICQDLITLFEKICPAEARAFGATRFELHAALAELARRSTESNNPACTSQLEESLYNANECIRMLLHEPAVLMESKICAQAKMNAEALKSLLGIKE
- the LOC126577337 gene encoding methanethiol oxidase, producing the protein MSDKCKCGPGYATPLDAVRNGPVEQLLYVVCVQPNLDEEHGDYLATVDVDPASPTYCQVIHRTYTNSKGNELHHSGWNTCSSCHVVKDAGKPVPVRDRMVLPCLNSDRIFIVDTGSDPRAPKLVKVIEGEVLKSVNCTAPHTTHCLPNGNIMVSVMGDGEGNALGEFVEFDKNFELVGRWTRGERKAACGYDYWYQPYFNVMVASEWGAPKLFRRGFHPTDCDDPTQYGSRLNFYRWQERELFQTLELGEEGTTPLEIRFLHNPKENQGYVGCALHANVYRFYQKPGSSEYTAEKVIDVPAKTVANYGDAQIGGMMTDILISLDDRFLYFSNWLHGDVRQYDITDRANPRLTGQVFLGGAIQSDSKVRVLKDEELTEQPAPRFVKNRRLEGGPQMLQLSLDGKRLYVSSSLFSPWDKQFYPEMVRAGGTIVQLDVDVENGGMKVNENFLVDFAGEPYGPGLPHEMRYPGGDCTSDIWLVDE